Within the Acidobacteriota bacterium genome, the region ATCAGTCGGACGCTGCGCTGGTAAGTCAGATAGGCCGCCCCCCACTGCAGGAGGACCGACAGCCGGTTGCGGAATCCGATCAGGAACAGGATGTGCACGAACAGCCACAGCAGCCATCCGGCGAAGCCCGACACCTGCAGCCACCCAAAATCGGCCAGCGCGTTGGCGCGGCCGATCGTCGCCATGTTCCCCGGATCGAGGTACCGGAAGGGACGGGTCGCGTCGCCGCGGAGGAGGCGGGCGATGTTCCTGGCGGCATGCGTGCCCTGCTGCTTGGCCACCTGCGCCACACCCGGCAGCGGCTTGCCGGTTTGATGCGGAAAGTTGGCCAGGTCGCCGGCCACGAACACGCCGGCATGCTCCGGCACCGTCAGATCGGGTGCCACGTTCACGCGGCCGGCGCGATCGAGACCGGGCCCCAGGTCGCGCCCAACCGGCGCGGCGGCGACGCCGGCGGCCCACAGGATGGTGTGCGCCTCGACACGCTCGTCACCGATCACCACCGCGCCATGCTCGACGTGGGTCACCGCGGCGCCCTCGCGCACGTCCACCCCCAGCCGCCGGAGCGCGCGCCGGGCCGAGGCGCGCAGATTCGCCGGGAACGCCGGCAAGATTGACGGTCCCGCCTCAATCAGCAGGATGCGGGCCGACGCCGGATCGATCGCATCGAACTCAGAGCGCAGCGCCTGTCTCGCAATCTCCGCCAGCGCGCCGGCCATCTCGACCCCGGTCGGGCCGCCGCCGATGATCACGAACGTCAGCAGCCGACGCTGCCGCACGGCGTTGTGCTCACGCTCGGCCTGTTCAAAGGCCAGCAGCAACCGCCGCCGGATCGCCAGCGCATCGTCAAGCGTCTTCAGGCCGGGCGCCGCGTCGCGCCACTCGTCGTGGCCAAAGTACGAGTGGGTGGCGCCGGCGGCCACGATCAGGTAGTCGTAGCTCACGACGTCACGGCCGTCCATCCAGACCTGGCGCGCGGTGCTATCGATGCGATCGACCGTGCCCAGGAGCACCCGAAGCCGCGGTTGCTTGCGCAGAATCCAGCGGATCGGCGAGGCGATGTCGCCCGGCGACAGGCCCGCGGTCGCCACCTGGTAGAGCAGCGGCTGGAACACGTGGTGGTTGTGACGGTCGATGATCGTCACCTCGCACTCGACGTTCCGGAGTTCCCGGGCGGCCGCAAGCCCGGCGAAGCCACCGCCGACGATCACCACTTGGGGTAGGCGCGCCATCACCTATATTCTAGGGGTATGGCGAAGCCGGCTGCCGCACCCACCGAATCAAACGTCCAGACCGCGTGTCCGCTCGACTGCCCGGACGCCTGCACCCTCGACGTCACGCTGCGCTCCGGCCGCATCACCAAGATCGATGGGTCCCGGGACAACCACATCACCAACGGCTACATCTGCGCCAAGGTGCGGACGTTCCACGAGCGGGTCTACGGCGACGACCGGCTGCTGTATCCAGCGGTGCGGCGTGGCCCGAAGGGCTCGGGCCAGTTCAAGCGCGTGACCTGGGACGATGCGCTCGAGCTCGTCGCGGGGAAGATGCGCGAGGCGCGCGAGGCGGGCGGCGCCGAGACGATTCTGCCCTTGTGCTACGGCGGCTCCAACGGCTTCATGACGCAGGACTACGC harbors:
- a CDS encoding NAD(P)/FAD-dependent oxidoreductase — its product is MARLPQVVIVGGGFAGLAAARELRNVECEVTIIDRHNHHVFQPLLYQVATAGLSPGDIASPIRWILRKQPRLRVLLGTVDRIDSTARQVWMDGRDVVSYDYLIVAAGATHSYFGHDEWRDAAPGLKTLDDALAIRRRLLLAFEQAEREHNAVRQRRLLTFVIIGGGPTGVEMAGALAEIARQALRSEFDAIDPASARILLIEAGPSILPAFPANLRASARRALRRLGVDVREGAAVTHVEHGAVVIGDERVEAHTILWAAGVAAAPVGRDLGPGLDRAGRVNVAPDLTVPEHAGVFVAGDLANFPHQTGKPLPGVAQVAKQQGTHAARNIARLLRGDATRPFRYLDPGNMATIGRANALADFGWLQVSGFAGWLLWLFVHILFLIGFRNRLSVLLQWGAAYLTYQRSVRLITRNEGS